ATGTAGATGAAAGACTGGTTACGCAGTTTGTGGCGAGCTATGATAGACACATTGCCCTTGAAGAGCCGCTATTTGAGCTTGGTAAACAATATTTATCCGTAGAACAACTCACGGCTATGGGCAAAATTATGTTTGCTCGTCGCCAAGCTTAAATCATGAAATATCAATTAAATTTGACCGCACTTTCCTGCCCGATTCCGCTTTTAACTGCAAAGAAGGCTTTAGCAAATTTAGCGCCAAATGATGAATTAGTTTTGCAATTAAATCGTCAAAGTGCGGTAGAAAATTTTGTTGTTTTTTGTGAAGAAAATCAATGTGAATTAGTGGATCAGCATTGGCTTTCCGAGCAAATCTTCGAAGTTTGCTTGAAAAAAATCAATTAATTCCAAAATTCTCGTTGTTATTGCCCTCATCGGCTTTTACTGAATGCCGTTTTATGGTATTTTACGACCACTTTTAACTTTTCATTTTATAAGGAAAACACAATGGAAGCACAAAGCCCAATGTCCACGCTATTTATTTTCGTGATCTTCGGTTTAATTTTTTATTTTATGATTTACCGCCCACAAGCAAAACGTAATAAAGAACACAAAAAATTAATGTCTGAATTGGCGAAAGGCACTGAAGTATTAACCGCTGGTGGCGTCATTGGTAAAATTACCAAAGTAACCGAAGGTGCTGAAATTGTTATCGCATTAAACGATACCACTGAAATCACGATTAACCGTAACTACATTGTTTCAGTATTACCGAAAGGTTCTGTAAAATCTCTCTAATTTAAATTCCTAAAGGGAAAACTATGTTAAATCGTTACCCATTATGGAAGAATCTAATGGTGATCCTTGTGGTCGCCATTGGTGCTTTATACTCTCTTCCAAATATCTATGGTGAAGATCCTGCGGTGCAAATTTCCGGTACTCGCGGACAACAAGCAGACACCACCGCATTAACTGAAGTACAAAATGTACTGAAAGAAAATAACCTTCCAACCAAATCTATCGTTCTTGAAAATGGCTCTATTCTTGCCCGTTTCACCAACACAGATGATCAACTTCTTGCCAAAGATAAAATTGCAGAAAAATTAGGCAACAGCTATACCACGGCATTAAACCTTGCACCGGCAACACCGACTTGGTTAAGCAGCATTGGGGCTAACCCAATGAAATGGGGTTTGGACTTACGTGGTGGTGTACGCTTCTTAATGGAAGTGGACATGAATTCTGCTTTGGCTAAACGTCAAGAACAGCTACAAGACACATTACGTGGCGAGTTACGTAAAGAAAAAATTCAGTTTACCGCCATTAAAAATGGTGACAAATTTGGTACAACGGTCACGTTAGAAAACGCTGACCAGATGTCAAAAGCAGCACGTATTATTCGTCAGTTACACCCAACATTAGATGTGTCTGATATTGGTGACAACACCTTAAACCTTGCCCTTTCTGAAACGGCATTAACAGAATCACGTAACTTAGCGATCGAGCAAAACTTAACGATTTTACGTAAACGTGTCGCTGAATTAGGCGTAGCTGAAGCAGTTATTCAACGTCAAGGTGCAGAACGTATCGTAATCGAATTACCGGGTGTTCAAGATACTGCTCGTGCAAAAGAGATCTTAGGTGCAACCGCAACACTTGAATTCCGCATTGTGAATTCGTTGGTGAACCCTGAATCAGCAGCGCGTGGTATGTTACCTTCTGACACAGAAATCAAATATGACCGTCAAGGTAGACCTGTTGCACTTTACAAACGTGCGGTATTGGGTGGTGAACACATCATCAACTCAAGCTCGGGTTTAGACCAAAACACCAGTACGCCACAAGTAAGTGTAACCTTGGATAGTGAAGGCGGCGAAATCATGTCGCAAACCACCAAGAAATACTACAAAAAACCAATGGCAACCTTGTATGTAGAATACAAAGACAACGGTAAAAAAGACGAAAATGGCAAAACCATTTTAGAGAAAAATGAAGAAGTCATTAACGTCGCAACCATTCAAGGTCGCTTTAGTTCTAACTTCCAAATTACGGGTGTAAGCAGCTCTGCGGAAGCACAAAACCTTTCTATGTTATTAAAATCAGGTGCATTAATCGCGCCAGTGCAAATCGT
This is a stretch of genomic DNA from Haemophilus parainfluenzae. It encodes these proteins:
- a CDS encoding sulfurtransferase TusA family protein codes for the protein MKYQLNLTALSCPIPLLTAKKALANLAPNDELVLQLNRQSAVENFVVFCEENQCELVDQHWLSEQIFEVCLKKIN
- the yajC gene encoding preprotein translocase subunit YajC; translation: MEAQSPMSTLFIFVIFGLIFYFMIYRPQAKRNKEHKKLMSELAKGTEVLTAGGVIGKITKVTEGAEIVIALNDTTEITINRNYIVSVLPKGSVKSL
- the secD gene encoding protein translocase subunit SecD codes for the protein MLNRYPLWKNLMVILVVAIGALYSLPNIYGEDPAVQISGTRGQQADTTALTEVQNVLKENNLPTKSIVLENGSILARFTNTDDQLLAKDKIAEKLGNSYTTALNLAPATPTWLSSIGANPMKWGLDLRGGVRFLMEVDMNSALAKRQEQLQDTLRGELRKEKIQFTAIKNGDKFGTTVTLENADQMSKAARIIRQLHPTLDVSDIGDNTLNLALSETALTESRNLAIEQNLTILRKRVAELGVAEAVIQRQGAERIVIELPGVQDTARAKEILGATATLEFRIVNSLVNPESAARGMLPSDTEIKYDRQGRPVALYKRAVLGGEHIINSSSGLDQNTSTPQVSVTLDSEGGEIMSQTTKKYYKKPMATLYVEYKDNGKKDENGKTILEKNEEVINVATIQGRFSSNFQITGVSSSAEAQNLSMLLKSGALIAPVQIVEERTIGPSLGAQNVEQGINASFWGLIIVIFFMLIYYKIFGVIASFALVINIVLLVGLMSILPGATLSMPGIAGIVLTLGMSVDANVLIFERIKEEIRNGRPIQQAINEGYNGAFSSIFDANLTTILTAIILYAVGTGPIQGFAVTLALGVAISMFTAITGTRAIVNFLYGGKRLEKLSI